A part of Silvimonas soli genomic DNA contains:
- the fliS gene encoding flagellar export chaperone FliS, whose product MSYAAKKALQSYGQISVDAAVSSSSPLKLVVMLYEGAIKAVLLAKYHMQEGHIADKGLSISKAIAIIDEGLRQSLDVEKGGELGQNLDALYQHMTEQLLQANLENRVDMLDHVAKLLTDLKSAWDTIEANSRTVAPVAPPVQADAAATAANRDALSYGRA is encoded by the coding sequence ATGAGTTATGCCGCAAAGAAAGCGCTTCAATCCTATGGTCAGATCAGCGTCGATGCCGCCGTCAGCTCTTCAAGTCCCCTTAAACTGGTGGTGATGTTGTATGAGGGCGCGATCAAGGCAGTCCTTTTGGCCAAGTACCACATGCAAGAAGGCCACATCGCAGACAAGGGCCTATCAATCAGCAAGGCCATCGCGATCATTGATGAAGGCCTGCGTCAGTCGCTTGATGTGGAAAAGGGTGGAGAACTGGGGCAGAATCTGGATGCGCTTTATCAACATATGACAGAGCAGTTGCTGCAGGCCAATCTGGAAAACCGGGTCGACATGCTTGATCATGTTGCCAAATTGTTGACCGACCTTAAATCGGCTTGGGATACCATCGAAGCCAATAGCCGCACGGTTGCGCCAGTCGCGCCGCCGGTTCAGGCCGATGCTGCTGCCACCGCCGCCAATCGTGATGCGCTCAGTTATGGTCGCGCCTGA
- a CDS encoding TIGR00180 family glycosyltransferase codes for MNQFGQLLTLVLLTHNRPQFLARAIRYYSAMPCTLLIMDSSAESNIWAVEQYGNERTSYQHCGDCDYSQIMLKIRRGTNLVTTPYMAFVTDDDFTLEGGLVQGLDFLQANPDYALCHGYCLMYLADGERVHYFLRDRKVVEDYAGASEDRIMSFMDNFIPPFYAIARSTVFKDWFDLIPDDIRWEYNEFGEALYKLARGKARILPIPFVVRELNYPVSDHQTDLYQALTDPRFDGPQKEAFFDFMANIYRKLEPTVSFYDARIMTKKAAAVLALCLGSNKSLTVQEIFRSEWRTITPRPDWFFEIKQFVEMPFYNAEFFALLEEIDLLLRAMPCGKLQLKELEPKLQWQNQLIVQGIASMDAGDAKSAQQAFEAILSQNPFHINTICSLCVLHANAGALPLAKVLLDWAKRLNPQDPAVRSLEPLGRAIEQQTISVKDMGSTRRLAVVVHLFYPDLWPEFARALSTIDHAFDLIVTTPEELLQTVVKLIKPQFPNARVYPVTNRGRDIAPLFKLLEHEKLEDFDLVLKIHSKKSAHLLDWVGEAWRTQLLAGLLPADGIGQVLAWFDTHPTGGMLSVSGTMLNAYKISGAHRENLPGMRQWAKRIGVDPQNFDYDFIAGSMYWARGALFGALRRLGIRQEDFEEETGQLDGTLAHVFERLMPLVAKSVGLETGQLPGVPVKPIYKDAVKVGANAPTEIANSHLEKVAQAGPVISVYEDWLQQRSLSLPEARMIDTRVDQLPPQIARFYLIDRMGNMPGVSETLTTLGQQYFKGKQAAIVSPLVDPEPNSGVAWFQSADGYVAAMADVAQVQADWVGLVEVGDRLTLDGLLLGLLQAADNPQWQVIYWDDDWIGDQGTPDMPRFKPDFSPDLMRAMPYADGMLLVRHGALKAVLAAGPLEPGAEQIDLLLRLYEQFGEKAIGHVPTIGCHLAQLPWRSLDDHGRAGAFARAVRNHLARINCPATLSEGLIPGTLNVQYQHATTPLVSIIVPTKDQFAMLSRCVESVLERTRYAQFELLIVDNNTTELDAVNYLDGLEKPGNPRIRVIRYPHPFNFSAINNYAVEQAHGEYVVLLNNDTAIIQENWLEELVRHAQRPEVGAVGARLLYPDGKIQHAGVVLGLRGPADHPFIGLPRDERGYMNRLQVIQNYSVVTAACLIIRKSIYRELGGMDEQDFKVSYNDVDLCLKVRQAGYLIVWTPFATVLHEGSVSQTRVDPAAQEAKRKRFAGEQEAMFGKWLPQLATDPYYNRNLMLHGNGFEIENRRLVSFQPISWKPPLRVLTHPADQMGCGHYRMIQPFQALKDAQKLSGAISFELLGVIDQERFKPDVLIFQRQITAEQIEFMARAKRLSGAYCIYELDDYLPNIPLKSAHRDHMPKDVLKSLRRAVAHVDRFVVSTERLAEQYADLHDNFHVVHNYLPESWWGNLPLIQTEHARPRVGWAGGISHTGDLELIEGVVRELANEVDWVFFGMCPPKLRPYIKELHEGVPIEGYPAKLASLQLDLALAPLEHNQFNESKSNLRLLEYGACGFPVVCTDIEPYRVDLPVTRVRNRHKDWIDAIRMHLDDLSATRQRGMELRNAVHDKWMLKGDNLELWRKAWSPD; via the coding sequence ATGAACCAATTTGGCCAACTGTTAACCCTGGTTTTGCTGACGCATAATCGCCCCCAGTTTCTGGCGCGGGCGATTCGCTATTACTCAGCCATGCCCTGCACCTTGTTGATTATGGATTCGTCGGCGGAATCCAATATCTGGGCGGTGGAGCAATACGGGAACGAGCGCACGAGCTACCAGCACTGCGGTGACTGTGACTACAGTCAGATCATGCTAAAAATCCGGCGCGGAACCAATCTGGTCACCACACCGTATATGGCATTTGTCACCGACGACGATTTCACCCTTGAGGGTGGGCTGGTCCAAGGCCTGGATTTCCTGCAAGCCAACCCTGATTACGCGCTGTGCCATGGGTACTGCCTGATGTACCTGGCTGATGGCGAACGGGTGCATTACTTCTTGCGTGACCGTAAAGTGGTCGAAGACTATGCTGGGGCTAGTGAAGACCGCATTATGTCTTTTATGGATAATTTCATTCCTCCATTTTATGCAATTGCAAGATCCACGGTATTCAAAGACTGGTTTGATTTGATTCCCGACGATATCCGATGGGAATACAACGAGTTTGGAGAGGCGTTATATAAGTTGGCTCGCGGGAAAGCCCGCATTTTGCCAATTCCATTTGTCGTACGCGAGCTGAACTATCCGGTCTCGGATCATCAGACTGATCTTTACCAGGCATTGACCGATCCACGCTTCGACGGACCACAGAAAGAAGCTTTCTTTGATTTCATGGCCAATATTTACCGTAAACTGGAACCAACGGTTTCTTTTTACGATGCCCGGATCATGACCAAGAAGGCTGCGGCGGTATTGGCATTGTGCCTGGGCAGCAACAAATCGCTAACCGTGCAGGAAATATTCCGTTCCGAATGGCGAACCATTACACCACGACCTGATTGGTTTTTTGAAATCAAACAGTTTGTTGAAATGCCGTTTTACAACGCAGAATTTTTTGCATTGCTGGAAGAAATTGATCTGCTATTGCGCGCCATGCCGTGCGGCAAACTTCAACTGAAAGAACTGGAGCCCAAGCTGCAATGGCAAAATCAGCTGATTGTCCAAGGCATTGCCTCGATGGATGCCGGAGATGCGAAATCTGCGCAGCAGGCATTTGAAGCCATCCTTAGCCAGAATCCGTTCCATATCAATACCATCTGCAGTTTGTGCGTATTGCATGCCAATGCGGGTGCGTTGCCGCTGGCCAAGGTATTGCTGGACTGGGCTAAGCGCCTTAACCCGCAAGACCCGGCGGTGAGATCACTGGAGCCATTGGGGCGGGCTATCGAGCAACAAACGATATCTGTGAAAGATATGGGCTCCACGCGGCGTCTGGCAGTGGTTGTCCATCTGTTTTATCCGGATCTGTGGCCTGAATTTGCGCGCGCTCTCTCGACTATCGACCACGCCTTCGATCTGATCGTCACGACACCCGAAGAGCTGTTGCAAACGGTAGTCAAACTGATCAAACCGCAGTTCCCCAACGCCCGTGTTTACCCGGTCACGAATCGGGGGCGGGATATTGCTCCGCTATTCAAGTTACTGGAACACGAGAAGCTGGAAGATTTTGACCTTGTGCTCAAAATTCACAGCAAAAAGTCAGCCCACCTTCTGGACTGGGTGGGGGAGGCTTGGCGCACGCAACTGCTGGCAGGATTGCTGCCTGCAGATGGCATTGGACAGGTATTGGCCTGGTTTGATACTCATCCAACGGGCGGGATGCTCTCAGTGTCCGGCACCATGCTCAATGCGTACAAAATTTCGGGCGCACACAGGGAGAATCTCCCGGGAATGCGCCAATGGGCCAAACGTATCGGGGTTGATCCTCAAAATTTTGATTATGACTTTATTGCCGGCAGCATGTACTGGGCGCGAGGGGCTCTTTTTGGAGCGCTTCGCCGGCTCGGGATCAGGCAAGAAGATTTCGAGGAGGAGACCGGGCAACTTGACGGCACTCTCGCTCATGTCTTTGAACGGTTGATGCCGTTGGTCGCCAAGTCGGTGGGGTTGGAAACCGGCCAGCTGCCGGGCGTTCCGGTAAAGCCGATATACAAAGACGCGGTCAAGGTCGGAGCTAACGCGCCAACTGAGATTGCAAACTCACACTTGGAAAAAGTGGCTCAAGCCGGGCCGGTCATAAGTGTTTATGAAGACTGGCTGCAACAGCGCAGTCTCAGTCTGCCTGAAGCCCGCATGATCGACACCCGTGTCGATCAACTGCCGCCGCAGATCGCGCGTTTTTATCTTATTGACCGCATGGGCAACATGCCCGGTGTTTCAGAAACGCTGACCACGCTGGGCCAACAGTATTTCAAGGGCAAACAAGCTGCTATCGTGTCGCCGCTCGTTGATCCCGAGCCCAATAGCGGTGTCGCCTGGTTTCAGAGCGCCGACGGCTATGTTGCTGCGATGGCTGACGTTGCTCAGGTGCAGGCGGATTGGGTCGGCCTGGTAGAAGTGGGCGACCGCTTGACCCTGGATGGTTTGCTGTTGGGTCTGTTGCAGGCCGCAGATAACCCGCAATGGCAAGTCATTTATTGGGACGACGACTGGATAGGCGATCAAGGCACTCCAGACATGCCTCGCTTCAAGCCGGATTTCAGTCCTGATTTGATGCGGGCCATGCCTTATGCGGATGGCATGTTGTTGGTGCGGCACGGAGCGTTGAAAGCAGTCCTGGCTGCGGGCCCGCTAGAACCCGGTGCAGAGCAAATCGACCTGCTGTTACGTCTATATGAGCAATTTGGTGAAAAGGCCATTGGCCACGTGCCAACTATCGGCTGCCATCTGGCGCAATTGCCATGGAGGTCGCTGGATGATCACGGACGGGCGGGGGCATTTGCCCGTGCGGTGCGCAATCATCTTGCCCGTATCAATTGCCCGGCCACGCTGTCGGAGGGTTTGATTCCCGGCACCTTGAATGTCCAGTATCAGCATGCCACCACACCACTGGTGAGTATTATCGTCCCCACCAAAGATCAGTTTGCAATGCTGTCCCGGTGCGTGGAAAGCGTGCTGGAACGTACCCGCTACGCCCAGTTCGAATTACTGATCGTTGATAACAATACTACTGAGCTGGATGCAGTCAATTACCTGGACGGGCTGGAAAAACCGGGTAATCCGCGCATTCGAGTGATCAGATATCCACACCCATTCAATTTTTCTGCAATCAACAATTACGCGGTGGAACAGGCCCACGGTGAATATGTGGTGTTGCTGAACAATGACACCGCAATCATTCAGGAAAACTGGCTGGAAGAACTGGTCAGGCATGCCCAACGGCCAGAAGTTGGTGCCGTTGGCGCGCGCTTGCTTTATCCAGACGGCAAGATTCAGCATGCCGGGGTGGTGTTGGGGCTGCGTGGCCCGGCGGATCACCCGTTCATTGGGCTGCCTAGAGATGAACGCGGTTACATGAACCGCTTGCAGGTGATCCAGAATTATTCGGTTGTTACCGCCGCTTGTTTGATTATCCGAAAGTCCATTTACCGCGAACTTGGGGGTATGGATGAGCAAGATTTCAAAGTGTCTTACAACGATGTCGACCTGTGTTTGAAGGTACGCCAAGCTGGTTATCTGATCGTCTGGACTCCGTTCGCCACGGTGCTGCACGAAGGTAGTGTCAGTCAGACCCGAGTGGATCCAGCGGCCCAGGAGGCCAAGAGGAAGCGCTTTGCGGGCGAGCAAGAGGCCATGTTCGGTAAATGGCTACCGCAACTGGCGACGGACCCGTATTACAACCGCAACCTGATGCTGCATGGCAACGGTTTCGAGATTGAAAATCGCCGACTGGTTTCGTTCCAGCCGATTTCCTGGAAACCACCGCTGCGGGTGCTTACTCACCCGGCGGACCAGATGGGGTGTGGCCATTACCGGATGATTCAGCCATTCCAGGCGCTTAAAGACGCTCAAAAATTGAGTGGTGCGATTTCGTTCGAGCTACTTGGAGTGATTGACCAGGAGCGTTTCAAGCCCGACGTATTGATATTCCAGCGGCAGATCACTGCTGAACAAATTGAGTTCATGGCTCGGGCCAAGCGGCTTTCCGGTGCTTATTGCATCTATGAGCTTGACGACTATCTGCCTAATATTCCGCTAAAAAGCGCCCACCGTGACCATATGCCCAAGGACGTATTGAAGTCATTACGCCGGGCAGTGGCTCACGTGGACCGATTCGTCGTGTCTACGGAACGACTGGCTGAGCAATATGCCGATCTGCACGACAATTTCCATGTAGTACATAACTATCTGCCAGAGTCTTGGTGGGGTAATTTGCCCCTGATTCAGACTGAGCATGCCCGTCCACGCGTGGGTTGGGCGGGTGGCATCAGCCACACTGGCGACCTGGAGCTGATCGAAGGCGTGGTTCGGGAGTTGGCCAACGAGGTGGATTGGGTGTTTTTTGGTATGTGCCCTCCAAAATTGCGCCCTTATATCAAAGAGTTGCACGAAGGTGTACCGATTGAAGGGTATCCGGCCAAACTGGCTAGTCTGCAACTGGATCTGGCGCTGGCACCGCTAGAGCACAATCAGTTTAATGAGAGCAAAAGCAACCTGCGCTTGCTGGAGTACGGTGCTTGCGGCTTTCCAGTTGTATGTACCGATATTGAGCCGTACCGGGTTGACTTGCCGGTAACCCGAGTGCGCAATCGTCACAAAGACTGGATTGACGCCATTCGCATGCACCTGGACGACCTGTCTGCAACTCGCCAGCGCGGCATGGAATTACGCAATGCGGTGCATGACAAATGGATGCTGAAGGGCGATAACCTGGAGTTGTGGCGTAAGGCTTGGTCTCCTGATTGA
- a CDS encoding flagellin, translated as MSLVLNTNVASLMAQQNLSKSQDSLNTSLARLSSGLRINSAKDDAAGLAISDRMTSQVNGMNQASRNANDGVSLSQTAEGALGQMGDMMQSIRQLAVQSGNATNSSSDRQALNAQVNQLVSELDRTAQTTQFNGQNLFDGSFTAATYQVGANANQTITATMGNFRTNQYGTFQMGGGNGTGQLAYTNEVSGTTQGAVGGTATVAVTGAVVTSSGTMSINGKSIAVSGTDQASDVASKINAANTGVTATANTEVDLSFGSGSYSLAIASNNNTYAGVSFSVTSSVSGQAPTASDYNQAVTSFNNAQSQTGVVAQLATFTNASGAVTYGIKLTNNSGANIQITSASGVASGFGGAVTQYNYDTTNSAGSAQYTSGSSLVSSSGSGSFTFGGQIVLNSSNSYSITTSGAGFASGVITGQSSTGAASYGLSSGSTMTSSLKTVQSLDVSTLDGATQALRIADGAQSYIDSQRAQLGALQNRFSSTISNLSTTVTNLSAAKSRIQDTDFASETANLTQSQILQQAGTAMLSQANQLPQSILSLLK; from the coding sequence ATGTCTTTGGTTCTCAACACAAACGTCGCGTCACTGATGGCTCAGCAAAACCTGAGCAAGTCGCAAGATTCGCTGAATACCTCACTGGCACGTCTGTCGTCCGGCCTGCGCATTAATAGCGCCAAGGATGACGCAGCCGGTCTGGCCATCTCCGACCGTATGACGTCGCAAGTCAATGGCATGAACCAGGCATCCCGCAATGCTAACGACGGCGTTTCGCTGTCGCAAACTGCGGAAGGTGCTCTGGGTCAGATGGGCGATATGATGCAATCCATTCGCCAACTGGCTGTTCAATCCGGCAATGCGACGAACTCTTCGTCCGACCGCCAGGCTCTGAATGCCCAGGTTAACCAACTGGTTTCCGAACTGGACCGCACAGCGCAAACCACCCAGTTCAACGGCCAGAATCTGTTTGATGGCAGCTTTACCGCTGCAACCTACCAGGTAGGCGCCAACGCCAACCAGACCATCACTGCAACCATGGGTAACTTCCGTACCAATCAGTACGGCACGTTCCAGATGGGTGGCGGTAATGGTACCGGTCAACTGGCTTATACCAACGAAGTTAGTGGCACCACTCAAGGGGCCGTAGGCGGTACTGCCACTGTGGCTGTGACCGGTGCTGTGGTAACTAGCTCCGGCACCATGTCGATCAATGGCAAGTCCATCGCTGTTTCGGGTACTGACCAAGCCAGCGACGTTGCTTCGAAGATCAACGCTGCTAACACTGGTGTAACCGCGACTGCCAATACTGAAGTTGATCTGAGTTTCGGTTCGGGTTCGTACTCGCTGGCTATTGCATCGAACAACAACACCTACGCGGGTGTATCGTTCAGCGTGACCTCCTCTGTTTCAGGTCAGGCTCCGACTGCTTCGGACTACAACCAGGCTGTAACTTCGTTCAACAACGCACAGTCGCAAACCGGCGTTGTAGCTCAACTGGCCACCTTTACCAACGCTAGCGGTGCCGTTACTTACGGTATCAAGCTGACCAATAACTCCGGTGCGAATATCCAGATCACTTCGGCCAGCGGTGTTGCCAGTGGCTTTGGTGGCGCGGTGACCCAGTACAACTACGATACGACCAACTCGGCCGGTTCGGCGCAGTACACTTCCGGTTCGTCTCTGGTGAGCTCCTCTGGTTCGGGTAGCTTCACCTTTGGTGGTCAGATCGTGCTCAACTCGTCCAATTCGTACTCCATCACTACCAGTGGCGCAGGTTTTGCCAGCGGCGTGATTACTGGTCAGAGTTCGACAGGCGCTGCTTCCTACGGTCTGTCTTCGGGTTCTACCATGACTTCTTCGCTGAAGACCGTGCAAAGCCTGGATGTTTCGACATTGGATGGCGCAACGCAGGCCCTGCGGATTGCCGACGGTGCACAATCGTACATCGACAGCCAACGCGCTCAACTGGGTGCTTTGCAAAACCGCTTCTCTTCAACCATCTCGAATCTGTCGACCACGGTGACCAATCTTTCGGCCGCCAAGAGCCGGATTCAGGATACCGACTTCGCGTCTGAAACTGCCAACCTGACTCAGTCGCAGATTCTGCAACAAGCCGGCACCGCGATGTTGTCGCAAGCTAACCAGTTGCCGCAAAGCATTCTGAGCCTGCTGAAGTAA
- the fliD gene encoding flagellar filament capping protein FliD: MTSSITPTPTPTPTPTPTPTPTTSTGLSSTSGLGTITSMGVGSGIDVSGIISQLMQIEQQPLIALQTKEASYDAQLSALGTLQSGLSDFQATVQALSDPTKLQLATAKLANTSVGTATATNQAQQGSHSLLVSQLAQNQVIASASVSSANNPVGTGSMTISFGSYSSTGGFSANATAQSITVNIDSTNNNLFGLRDAINAAKGGATASIINDGSGFRLVLASNTSGAVNGMKISTTPAGTDTSLNNFAFDPASTTNTTSVTQAAQDAQFQLDGITISKPTNSVNDVLQGVTLNLTATNTTATTLTIGTDPSALVKNVQAMVDGYNTFMSQLSSLTGYDTTTQTAGILNGQYSLNSIKTMMRGVFNQTLGGSNQYQSMYDVGISFDMNGKMTLNQDTLTNAAQANPGAVSNLFAAGTSVTKPGGVTVVTTSSSLTKAGTYAINVTSPATQGSVTSGAFTSGSFPLTIGPDNDNFSINVDKVQSGTIKLTDGTVFNNGADLAAALQTAINADSSLKASGVSANVGFANGALTFSSASYGSTSQIQINAVSGGGATDPAFLTSTSLAAGTDAVATIGGNPATATGNVLVGTGPAAGLILSLAAGSNGDMGSVTVSQGFAYNLNQTITNILSTKSTDNGLFNSVTSSINASITRLQAQETEMQTRLTQVQQNYVQQFTAMDTTVGALKNTSSYLTTQLANLPKISS; encoded by the coding sequence ATGACCTCGAGCATCACTCCCACCCCTACACCGACTCCAACCCCGACGCCCACTCCAACGCCGACGACGAGCACCGGCTTATCCAGTACCAGCGGGTTGGGCACGATTACCTCAATGGGGGTTGGCTCCGGGATCGACGTCAGCGGGATCATCTCGCAGTTGATGCAAATTGAGCAGCAACCGCTGATTGCGCTGCAGACAAAAGAAGCCAGTTACGACGCTCAGTTGAGCGCGTTGGGTACGTTACAAAGTGGCCTTTCGGATTTTCAGGCGACGGTTCAGGCGCTATCTGATCCAACCAAATTGCAATTGGCTACGGCCAAGCTGGCCAACACGTCAGTGGGTACTGCCACTGCGACTAATCAGGCACAGCAAGGTTCGCATTCGCTGTTGGTGTCGCAACTGGCTCAGAACCAGGTAATTGCATCGGCATCGGTGAGCAGTGCCAACAATCCGGTCGGCACGGGCTCGATGACCATCAGCTTTGGCTCTTATAGCTCAACTGGCGGTTTTTCGGCCAATGCGACGGCGCAAAGCATCACAGTCAATATCGATTCAACCAACAATAATCTGTTTGGCCTGCGGGATGCGATTAACGCGGCCAAAGGCGGGGCCACAGCCAGCATCATTAATGATGGCTCGGGTTTCCGGTTGGTGTTGGCGTCCAATACCAGCGGTGCCGTGAACGGGATGAAAATCTCCACCACGCCGGCAGGTACCGACACCAGCTTGAATAACTTTGCCTTCGATCCAGCATCCACCACCAACACGACGTCGGTGACGCAGGCGGCGCAAGATGCCCAGTTCCAGCTGGATGGGATCACCATCTCCAAACCGACCAATTCGGTCAACGATGTGCTGCAGGGCGTGACGCTGAATCTGACCGCCACCAACACTACCGCGACCACGCTGACCATCGGCACCGACCCTTCAGCGCTGGTCAAAAATGTACAAGCCATGGTCGATGGCTATAACACGTTCATGTCACAGCTCTCCAGCCTTACCGGGTACGACACGACGACGCAAACCGCTGGCATTCTCAACGGACAGTATTCGCTGAATTCGATCAAGACCATGATGCGCGGCGTATTCAACCAGACACTGGGTGGCAGCAACCAATATCAGTCGATGTATGACGTCGGTATTAGTTTTGACATGAACGGCAAAATGACGCTGAATCAGGACACTCTCACTAACGCGGCCCAGGCGAATCCAGGCGCGGTGAGCAATCTGTTTGCAGCGGGTACCTCGGTGACCAAACCGGGCGGCGTCACGGTCGTGACGACCAGTAGCTCGCTGACTAAAGCAGGCACTTATGCCATCAACGTGACCTCACCGGCCACGCAGGGCAGCGTGACTTCCGGTGCTTTCACCTCTGGCAGTTTCCCGCTGACGATCGGCCCGGATAATGACAACTTCAGCATCAATGTCGACAAGGTTCAGTCGGGAACGATCAAGCTCACTGACGGCACGGTATTCAACAATGGCGCGGATCTTGCCGCCGCACTGCAGACGGCCATTAATGCTGATTCCAGCCTGAAAGCTTCTGGTGTTTCGGCCAATGTGGGCTTTGCCAATGGCGCACTAACATTCAGTTCCGCCTCTTACGGTTCGACTTCGCAAATCCAGATCAACGCGGTGAGTGGGGGTGGTGCGACTGATCCCGCCTTCCTGACATCGACCTCCCTGGCCGCGGGTACTGACGCTGTCGCGACCATCGGCGGGAATCCTGCCACTGCAACGGGTAATGTTCTGGTCGGCACCGGTCCGGCCGCGGGTTTGATTTTGAGTCTGGCCGCTGGGTCGAATGGTGATATGGGTTCGGTGACGGTAAGCCAGGGCTTCGCCTATAACCTGAATCAGACCATCACCAATATCCTGTCGACCAAATCTACTGACAACGGCTTGTTCAACTCGGTGACCAGCAGTATCAACGCCAGCATCACACGGCTGCAGGCCCAGGAAACTGAAATGCAGACGCGCCTGACGCAGGTGCAACAGAACTACGTGCAGCAGTTCACCGCCATGGATACCACGGTGGGCGCGCTCAAGAACACCAGTAGTTACCTCACCACGCAACTTGCCAACCTGCCCAAGATCAGTAGCTGA
- a CDS encoding flagellar protein FlaG, with protein sequence MQVQLTQSITALSPATSQTGSGGQTAQTAPAQQGGAIQSGQNASGNATKDAATLNDALTKLNDTVKTYSNGSSLQFSVDQDSQTQIVKVIDTQTKDVIRQIPSEQAIALAKAIGQFEGLLIKDKA encoded by the coding sequence ATGCAAGTGCAGTTGACTCAATCCATCACGGCGCTTTCCCCAGCGACCAGTCAGACTGGCAGTGGCGGTCAAACCGCCCAGACCGCGCCGGCGCAACAGGGTGGTGCTATTCAGTCCGGACAGAATGCTTCGGGCAACGCCACCAAAGATGCCGCCACGCTCAACGATGCGCTGACCAAGCTCAACGACACGGTCAAAACCTATTCCAACGGCAGCTCCTTGCAGTTTTCGGTGGATCAGGACAGCCAGACGCAAATCGTAAAGGTCATTGATACGCAGACCAAAGATGTAATTCGGCAGATCCCTAGCGAGCAGGCTATCGCGCTGGCCAAGGCGATTGGACAATTTGAAGGCTTGCTGATTAAAGATAAAGCCTGA
- a CDS encoding cephalosporin hydroxylase family protein translates to MTDDMHARFEAERVRDIAAQGNDAALKQMGLDFVIQTAVHKYTYNFKSLGRPIIQLPQDMVAMQELIWALKPDLVIETGIAHGGSLIMSASMLALLDYCEAVEQGTVLDPRASKRRVLGLDIDIREHNRAAIEAHPLAHKIEMIQGSSIDPEIIAQVHAKASGYQRVLVCLDSNHTHAHVLAELQAYAPLVTPGSYCVVFDTVVEDMPADAFPDRPWGVGDNPKTAVHQWLKDNPGFEIDHAIENKLLITVAPEGYLKRIA, encoded by the coding sequence ATGACAGACGACATGCACGCCAGATTTGAGGCAGAACGAGTTCGGGATATCGCGGCTCAGGGGAATGACGCAGCGCTTAAGCAAATGGGCCTGGATTTTGTTATCCAGACCGCGGTACATAAGTACACCTACAATTTCAAATCTCTTGGTCGCCCGATCATTCAGCTGCCGCAAGATATGGTGGCCATGCAGGAACTCATCTGGGCATTAAAGCCAGATCTGGTTATTGAAACCGGCATCGCCCACGGCGGCTCTTTAATCATGAGCGCATCCATGCTGGCCTTGCTGGATTATTGCGAAGCTGTGGAGCAGGGCACGGTGCTGGACCCACGGGCCAGCAAACGGCGCGTGCTGGGTCTGGATATTGATATCAGAGAACACAACCGCGCAGCCATTGAGGCGCACCCGCTGGCCCATAAAATTGAAATGATTCAGGGCTCGTCAATTGATCCCGAAATCATTGCCCAGGTGCATGCCAAAGCCAGCGGTTACCAGCGCGTGCTGGTTTGCCTTGACTCCAATCATACCCACGCGCACGTCCTGGCTGAGCTGCAAGCCTACGCGCCGCTGGTTACACCGGGCAGTTATTGTGTGGTATTCGATACTGTGGTGGAAGACATGCCGGCCGATGCTTTCCCCGATCGGCCTTGGGGCGTTGGTGATAATCCTAAAACCGCGGTGCATCAGTGGTTAAAAGATAACCCCGGATTTGAAATTGATCATGCCATTGAAAACAAATTACTGATTACCGTTGCGCCGGAAGGCTATCTGAAGCGCATTGCCTGA
- a CDS encoding NeuD/PglB/VioB family sugar acetyltransferase, which translates to MKKVLLLGANNPESPRMLQRVREHSPVDFVGYIDNDPAKKGKDFYGLPIFGGFDVLPQFDPAEYNFVNLISGDCVTRHETSRVMRAAGFAMSNLIHPAVDLLMVELGTGIYLREGVIVQAGVKLSDNVCMHIGALIGHETQVGESSFIAPGVSVCGCVEIGCGVFVGAGATILPRLKIGNWAVIGAGAVVTRDVPAGAVMVGNPARVLKMRDMPTVDTTGQN; encoded by the coding sequence GTGAAGAAAGTCTTGCTGCTGGGTGCCAATAACCCCGAATCACCGCGTATGCTGCAACGGGTAAGGGAGCATTCCCCAGTCGATTTTGTCGGCTATATCGACAATGACCCGGCCAAAAAGGGTAAAGACTTTTACGGACTGCCGATTTTTGGCGGTTTTGATGTATTGCCGCAGTTTGATCCGGCCGAATACAACTTTGTGAACCTGATTTCGGGCGACTGTGTTACCCGGCATGAGACGTCCCGGGTCATGCGCGCAGCCGGTTTTGCCATGAGCAATCTGATCCACCCAGCCGTTGACCTGCTGATGGTTGAACTGGGGACGGGAATCTACTTGCGCGAGGGCGTGATTGTGCAAGCAGGCGTCAAGCTCTCCGATAACGTTTGCATGCACATTGGCGCACTGATTGGTCATGAAACGCAGGTGGGTGAATCTTCGTTCATTGCACCCGGTGTGTCGGTATGTGGCTGTGTTGAAATAGGTTGCGGGGTTTTTGTCGGTGCGGGGGCAACAATATTGCCTCGACTAAAAATAGGCAATTGGGCGGTCATCGGAGCTGGTGCCGTGGTGACCAGAGATGTGCCGGCTGGCGCGGTGATGGTTGGCAATCCGGCGCGGGTACTCAAGATGCGTGATATGCCAACGGTGGATACCACCGGACAGAATTGA